The genomic DNA TCTTTTCGGCGGCATCCTTCCGCATTGGCGGCGAGTGGAGTGCCACAATCCCATTCATCATTTTTGATCTACATAACCCAAAGCCCATAGCACTGGCGACGTCTCCGGCATAAATGCAAGGAGGATGTATAGCTGATATAGGATCTTGTGGAACAGGATTTGATTCTGCAAGCGGTTCGGTACGAACGAAGAAATTTCGAACAAAAGGATCGGAACTCGCTGATAGGAAAGGAGAGAAAAACAAAGCAATGCCAAGAGCTCCGTCAATCTGCTGTTCATCGATAGACGAAGCTCTCTCTTTTTCATCTCGTGCCAGATGTAACAAAAGATTAGTCCTTTTTCCTTCTCGCGAACCACGGGAGCGCCCAGCGCCCAGAAGAGCAAAGCTCATTTTCAAAACTGGGTCAAGCGGCGCATTAAAAAGGGCTGGCCCGTTAAAAGGACGCTTACTTTGCGAACGAAGTTCAGAATCAACAAGGGTTCTCCGAACGAAGGGAGTGTACAACTGGGGCGCAGCTCCACTTTTTTGTTGGAGAGATAGAATGGAGTTCTTCACGAAGTTCGAGACAAAGGAAAAAATAAAAGTTTCTCTATAGCCTCTGCGTTTTGAGACATTATGGCTTTGGGGTCGACCCCGGTACCGGTAACAAAAAAGGAATCCATAAAAACTTGGGATCCAACACCATGAGAAAATACTACCCTCATGATTAGACCATGTCCCTGAGATTTGATAAAAAAAAGGTGCATTAGCGGTTAATACGTTGTAATTAGATAAGTTATTTGGAATATGACGGAACGAAAGACCAAGGAAAGAAAGAAGAATGCACCAAAATGCAGGTGCTGCACCAAACGCTGGTGGTTGTTTCTTGTTGTAAGTGAATGCAACGAAAAGACCCGGAAATAACAAATAATGAGAAAATTCATTTATAGACATTTCGTGCTCATTTCCTAATTTCTGCTTAGTTATTCCCATCATCCGGTAACCACAGGATGATCCCAATCTCCTTTTAGTAATAGATCTTTTTGATATGTCTCAGCGGCAAGGAAGAGAAAATGCAATGCATCGAGTCGTTTATCAAGAAAGTGGACGAGCTATGGATCAAGATCATATTTAGTCCAATTTCTACCGGTGCACTTCTCATGAAATAATTCCCTTTCCAAGGAAAGGAAAACAAGAACTCGAATACTCGTAATAGCGATCCCGATCCACCTactttttttctattcttttattCTAAAGCACAAGCCATTTTTATGCATGGGGCATAAGAGTGGACAATCTATGTTATCGAAGGAAGTAAATAACAACACTTCAGCGTTTCGGTCTACCCACCCTCATTCAGTAAACCAATAGGATTGCAGCATTGGAATTAGAGTTGGCCAGGTCCtctaaaaagaaaagaagaaactaCTTAGACTTAGACTTAGAATAGAGAAATGCCATTGGTTTTCTCGTACTACGAtatctttttttttgtttttggccATGATTGTGCTGCTCCTGTGAAGGCTAGTGGGAAAGCTCACCGTTCGTTGTGATGAGTGGGGGCCTTGTATCTGTATTCGGATCAGCTCCTTAACATAGTTTCCTGCTTGAACCCTGGCTGGGAGCTGGGAGAGGTGTCCCACTACAGGTGCAAATAAACCATTTTACCTTTCAGGGGAAAGGAAACAAACCACTCAATAATCGGTAGAAATTCCTCCTACTGAACTGAGCCAATCTCTCTCCTTTTGTCTAGTTAGCCGGTTCTGATTGCAGCTTCCTATTTTCCTATTATTGTTTCTCTTCCATCGAGAAGCCATTCTTCATAAGTCAATAACTGGGAGCCAGTGTCATTAAGTGGCCTATCAGAATACAGGTAGCAACCATACGCACTTGGCTTGGCTGAAAAATCCTGCTCATAAGCCAGGTCTGTGTGCCGAGTACAGCCGTTGCCTCAGGGGAAGCGAACAAAGTCATTGGAATAGTTTATTTATTGGGTGGGTCCTTCTCTTCTCATTTCAAGATCGATCATCTCGAGTCTCGGGCTGAATAACCTACTCTTCCTCCGATCTGTAAAGATGAATTTCAATACCTTGTTCTTATATGAGTTTCATGAGTACGATCTAGACTATACTTATTTTATCAGGTTTTTTTCGCATAGCGAGTAGAGGAATAGTTTATAGTTTTGGAACCACCTGAGCAGGAATCGCTGATCCACCTTCActtgtttcctctggcttcgattCTTTTATTGTATAGTGGACTACTTAGGAGCTTTAGCACTGACCCTCGTGAAAAAAAGAGCTGGGACCCACCtactatagatatagatatagatggGCCTCGTTCCTTTATAATACGATCTAGCTTGATCCATCATCCTCAAATTATGATAACTGCCTTCTAGCCGCAGCCGGAGCTACTTCTAATCCGGAATCCAAAGGAGTCGAGCTTTTCGTACTACCATCGCCCGGGCATCGCTTTCTTCCCACTGCTTTCGTCCTGTTTTATTGCTCCTCCTCTCAACTTATTGTTCTTGTGAATACCGTACGTAGTAGTTCTTGTGAATATCAATCTAGGCGTAGGGCTTGCAAGATTCGCTTCGTGCCGTTGGGAAAACACTGGTATATGCTTAGCCCTTCTCTTCCTTGAGGTTTAAGGGGGAAAGATATCGTCTTCTAAACTGAGGAGAGTTATGTATCGCCTTAGCTTATCTGCTGCCTTGTTTTACGAATCTGACTTCACCCTAAAGAACAATAAGAAGTCAATGGGTTTGGTTTCTGACCGCACTTCTCTACAGGCATCCCACCCGTCCTCTTCCTCCAGCAGCTCAAGGTACGCACAGGAAACCACATCTTGAACCACGGAATTAGCCGTGATAGGTTTCTTCTTCCGCTCGGTACTCATCTACCCTAATCTTCCCCTCGCAGTGGATTCCACTAGGTTCTTAACCTCTTCCCAATTCTTAAACTGAAACCTGCGATGTCTAATCCAACTCGGCACCTAACCAGCTTGTCAGCATCGTAAGTTTGCCTCAACATTCCCCCTAGAAATAGAATAAGAATGTAAATCTACTTTCATTTAGGGATGAtactttctttttttttctagaACTAGAATAAGTAAGTATGCTCTGGAGTAAAAGGATTCGAACCTTTGCATGCCGGTACCAAAAACCGATGCCTTACCACTTGGCTATACTCCAAACGGTCGGTTCCTGGGGAGAGGGGGAAGGGAGAAGCAGGGCTCGAAGAAAACGAGCCGTGCAAGGACGCGGGGATATAGCAAGTAAGCTGCAAGGTTTTCCCTTTAGGACCGACTACAACAAGCTCGCGACTCTAATAGAAACTAAGGGTCAGCTCTCTGCTCTATTTGCTTGCAATGCGTTGCCTATCAAAGTCGGCGAACGCTTCCACCCCCTCTTGCCCTTGTTACGCAACACGCCAACAAAGAACCTTGGTTCCGTTGCGCCCTGTACTGTATTCCGAGGCGACCATTTCGCGCGGTTCGATCCATTTCCCGATCCGAAAAATCCGATAACGTACCTATATGAGTGGGATGGATGGTAAATCATTTGCAGTCTTTTTCGGCAGGACCTAGACACGGAGGTTCGGGAAGTAGCGCATGACAGCATTCACTGGTGAAAGGACTGGCAGCAGCGAGAGCATCATAGTTGACATGGTCGGAGCTACAGTCCCCATATCCGTCTCTACTCTTTCTGTAATTGACTCCCTCCCGCTCCCGTCCATCAAAAAGTGTTATTTCCTCCAGCTCCCTCCGATGCCGGTAGATTAGATTAATTCATTGACAAAACCCATTGATTCCAAGCAAGAGGATGCGCCTAGCGCTAGTTGCTCAATCCGTTGCTTGTTTGGTGATAAAATCGCTGATGCGAACTCGGTAGTGCTACTGAAACCACTTTGTGCATCTTCTGTTGCCAGGAAAGAAAGACGTGCTGGGTCAGTCCGGCACGTCACGCTTGCTAATACGGCCCGGCTGCCCCTATACAGAAATAGTTTAATCGATTGACCGACTTTACTTTACTTTATCGCACGCATAGATAGTTTCGACTGCAGAGGCTAACCTACTGTGATCTCATTTAGTTGGCAACTCGACTCCAACCCGATCTAGAAGAGGATTTCTTTAAATCAATAGCACTTCTCTCTCAACTGTGCAGTCGACCACAAAACCATGGAATTTCTATATGAAAATAAGAGATGCTTCTAGGGACAATCAAGATCACTAGGAAAGAGCTGAGTTAAAGTGGCACTCACTTGATTAAAGGGTTTCGTGTGTACTGACTGATCTAAGTGCAGAACCATTCAAGAAACGTAATTGAAAGAAAGAAAGAGCGCTATTCTTCTTTAGTTAGGTACTGCCATCAATGAGTTTGCTAAGAAAGACCCCGGTGGAATATTTGGCCTGCTTACTAACTTATAGGCTTCAGAGGGGACCCTTTCTCGCCCAGCCCCACCTACAGGGAGTGTAGGATTTCGTTCGCAACTCTTTTTCCTAGAAATCTCAATCCAGCGAGTCACTACTCTTTTTCTCAAACAAGAAGCTGACAAAGAGATCCATCCATTTCTAAGTTTGTCTCCACCTCATTGGCCATCTATTTTATTTTCCCAAGAGACTGGTTTGATTCCACCAGAGTCTCTCTTAGCGCATAAGTTGAAATTCATTCAGATTAGCATGAAAACCATTCTGCAAGATATCAAGAAATTCTTTAAATAAGTCATCATTCATTAGCGCGTAAGAGCATTCATTCTATCAACGATATTTCTCGAACTGGCGCACTTCCAGGAAAGTAGGAGATTTCTCGTAAGGATTATACGTGATTTTCCCATTATGTGAGCGTGCATTTCCTCAATCATTAAGAATTGGGCCTTGGGAAGAAAAACTAGTTCTATGTCAATTCTACAGCCAGAGAAAGAATCAAGTCTATCTCACTCATATAGTGGCTGCCAGTGGCACTATTTCTTTTCCAGACAAACCTTTTATTTTATGGTAGTTTCACTCCGATTGCGGGAGGGAAGCAGGGCTATAGAAATCAGTTCAGAAAAGGACTGATTGATAGACTCAATTTTACGGAGAAGAAAGGAATATTCACAGCATTCATCACTTCtatattttactatgatttttcGAGCGTGTATAGAGCCTATCTAGCTCTATTTCCTAGTTTCTCCTTTAAGTTGTGAGGATTGAGTTTGCTTTGATTCTGGTTCAGGGCAAGGGCTACTTTCTTGAGTTCGTATAAGCATGGATCTAATCTTACCTGGATTGGTTATCGAGATGAGAAGACTGGCACTTTAAAGCGGGTAACGTATAGGATAGTCCAAGTAGAGAGGCCGGGTCTTATACCAGTAGCTTCAACCCAGTAGGTTATTTTGACTGGGCCTTTAGTTGGCAACTCGACTCCAACCCGATCTAGAATCAGATTTCTTTTTTGCGAACTCATAACTTAGCTAAATGGGGAGAACGAAGAGGCGTGGGAAATTGGGGGACGGACTCCTCAATACCGGATGAAGTTGGCTTACTTAAGTCCTTGGAGCTTCCCCCGCGGTAGAAGAATCTATCTTAAGGATATCGTCGGCATCACAACGAAGACACACATTCCGCACTACTTGCTCATCCCATGACTTCCCATCAGCTTTCCGTAGATCCCTCACAATCGAGTTAGGCCGATTAGGGAATTTCTCTCTCTTCGAACCTTGGGATCCAGTAGTCCACCCAAACTTGCTGTGCTTAAACCATCTCCAATGCGCCAGATCAGACCCGCCAAAAGAGTTTCCCTTGCAGCACAAACACCCTCCTCCATGTGATCGAAGCCTGAGGCGGAACCTTTGCTTTGCCCTTAGACAATCTCTATTCGGGTAGTCGCGCCCTTGAAGCACCTGAGCACATAGAGAATCAACGGCAGTCAACAGACTTCATCTCAACTGAGTGTGCCGGTCCCAGGTTCTCCA from Zea mays cultivar B73 unplaced genomic scaffold, Zm-B73-REFERENCE-NAM-5.0 scaffold_66, whole genome shotgun sequence includes the following:
- the LOC118475790 gene encoding probable cytochrome c biosynthesis protein; translated protein: MMGITKQKLGNEHEMSINEFSHYLLFPGLFVAFTYNKKQPPAFGAAPAFWCILLSFLGLSFRHIPNNLSNYNVLTANAPFFYQISGTWSNHEGSIFSWCWIPSFYGFLFCYRYRGRPQSHNVSKRRGYRETFIFSFVSNFVKNSILSLQQKSGAAPQLYTPFVRRTLVDSELRSQSKRPFNGPALFNAPLDPVLKMSFALLGAGRSRGSREGKRTNLLLHLARDEKERASSIDEQQIDGALGIALFFSPFLSASSDPFVRNFFVRTEPLAESNPVPQDPISAIHPPCIYAGDVASAMGFGLCRSKMMNGIVALHSPPMRKDAAEKNGTLLRSAGCVGSHIRSSLFTRSFKHFVGGAPALLLRSNRSLLRRRFFAFSSLWTGALMDTGREQAKRVVVRNGKKDTTTSPLCWTAGANTVVSDQDQEPIRIWILTCWLFLTVGISPGSWWAHHELGRGGWWFRDPVENASFMPRVLATALIHSVILPLLHYWTSLLNILTLPCCVSGTFSIRSGLLAPVHSSATDDTRGRFLWRFFLLITGISMTLFYQMKQVRRTYKKEMVVARSTLVHLRHPARAQPRPVMLWKNLASCWAGYSEPATGWLPDFVPSVALRKSLWRGAAGYF